The Trichosurus vulpecula isolate mTriVul1 chromosome 3, mTriVul1.pri, whole genome shotgun sequence genome includes a window with the following:
- the LOC118842608 gene encoding zinc finger protein 2 homolog, whose product MIHTGENLLNAMIVGKVFCRSSKLIERQRSHTGVKPYECKYCGKAFHKTSQLIQHHRIHTGEKPCKYNDCGKAFCQSSELTVHQRIHTGEKPYKCSNCGKAFGCSSKLTAHQKIHTGEKPFKCNDCAKDFHQSSELNVHLRIHNGQKSYKCNHCGKSFYQNSELTRHQTIHTGEKSYKCNDCGKAYYWSSGLIQHQRIHTDEKPY is encoded by the coding sequence ATGATTCATACAGGAGAAAACCTTTTAAATGCAATGATTGTGGGGAAGGTCTTCTGCCGGAGTTCAAAATTAATTGAACGCCAGAGAAGTCATACTGGAGtaaagccttatgaatgtaaatattgtgggaaggccttccacAAGACTTCACAATTAATTCAACATCATAGAATTCACACAGGAGAAAAGCCTTGTAAATATAATGATTGTGGGAAGGCCTTCTGTCAGAGTTCAGAATtaactgtacatcagagaattcatactggagagaagccttataaatgtagCAATTGTGGGAAGGCCTTTGGCTGCAGTTCTAAATTAACtgcacatcagaaaattcatactggagagaaaccttttaaaTGTAATGATTGTGCAAAGGACTTTCATCAGAGTTCAGAGTTAAATGTACATCTAAGAATTCATAATGGACAGAAGTCTTACAAATGTAACCATTGTGGAAAATCCTTTTACCAGAATTCAGAGTTAACTCGACATCAgacaattcatactggagagaagtcTTACAAATGTAATGATTGTGGAAAGGCCTACTATTGGAGTTCAGGGTTaattcaacatcagagaattcatactgatGAGAAGCCTTATTAG